In Herpetosiphon gulosus, one genomic interval encodes:
- the serC gene encoding 3-phosphoserine/phosphohydroxythreonine transaminase, translating into MTVYNFNAGPAILPPSVLSQAQEELRDFAGTGISVMETSHRAKEFEAVNNEVEARFKALLGIESGYRVLLLQGGASTQFAMIPMNFLGADQVADYIVTGTWAEKARDEAQKIGKVHIAATTEADNHNRIPSQAELQFSENPVYVHLTTNNTIYGTQWQNIPETNGVPIVADMSSDIFSRPFDASKFGLVYAGAQKNLGPSGVTVVLIREDWLDKGAKNVPTMLRYSTHAKNNSLYNTPPTFGVYMLNLVLAWIQEQGGLAGMAEYNTRKANIIYNAIDNSGGFYRGHAVADSRSQMNVTFNLPNQELEKQFLAEAKAQGMIGLPGHRSVGGVRASIYNAMSIEGVEALASFMAHFAAKQG; encoded by the coding sequence ATGACGGTCTACAACTTCAATGCCGGTCCGGCGATTTTGCCACCCAGTGTTTTGAGCCAAGCCCAAGAAGAACTTCGCGATTTTGCGGGCACTGGTATTTCGGTGATGGAAACCAGCCATCGTGCCAAAGAATTCGAAGCGGTTAATAATGAAGTAGAAGCCCGTTTTAAGGCTTTGTTAGGCATTGAAAGCGGCTATCGGGTCTTGTTATTGCAAGGCGGAGCCAGCACTCAATTTGCCATGATTCCCATGAATTTCTTGGGAGCCGATCAGGTTGCTGATTATATCGTAACAGGCACATGGGCCGAAAAAGCTCGTGATGAAGCCCAAAAAATCGGCAAGGTACATATTGCAGCTACCACCGAAGCAGATAATCACAACCGTATCCCCAGCCAAGCTGAACTGCAATTCAGCGAAAATCCAGTTTATGTGCACTTAACCACCAACAACACGATTTATGGCACGCAATGGCAGAACATCCCTGAAACCAACGGTGTGCCAATCGTAGCCGATATGAGCAGCGATATCTTCTCGCGGCCTTTTGACGCTAGTAAGTTTGGCTTGGTGTATGCCGGAGCACAAAAAAATCTTGGGCCTTCCGGGGTAACCGTGGTGCTGATTCGCGAAGATTGGCTCGACAAAGGCGCAAAGAATGTTCCTACGATGTTGCGCTATAGCACCCACGCCAAAAATAATTCGCTCTATAACACCCCACCAACCTTTGGGGTCTATATGCTTAACCTCGTTTTAGCTTGGATTCAAGAGCAGGGTGGTTTGGCTGGCATGGCTGAATACAACACTCGCAAAGCGAATATTATCTACAATGCCATCGATAACTCAGGTGGTTTCTATCGCGGTCATGCAGTCGCTGATAGCCGCTCACAAATGAATGTAACCTTCAATCTTCCCAATCAAGAGCTTGAAAAGCAATTCTTGGCCGAAGCCAAAGCCCAAGGAATGATCGGCTTGCCAGGCCATCGCTCGGTCGGCGGGGTTCGGGCCTCGATCTACAACGCCATGAGCATTGAAGGGGTTGAAGCCCTCGCCAGCTTTATGGCTCATTTTGCCGCCAAACAAGGCTAA
- a CDS encoding rhodanese-like domain-containing protein: MELPLMVNVQHVKQQLQAGNDLVLLDVRTAVEFESVHIDGSLNVALDQIEQQRQQLSESLKHPVVLVCRSGNRARQAAALLQHVNLPNLHILEGGIQAWQAANEPVKQGRQRWALDRQVRGLAGSIVLFSMIGSLFWSPLRWVAAFMGAGLTYSALTDSCAMGMLLSKLPYNRQTTCQPSFTPMQNEVKA; the protein is encoded by the coding sequence ATGGAATTACCCTTGATGGTCAATGTTCAACACGTTAAGCAACAACTGCAAGCGGGGAATGATTTGGTGTTGCTTGATGTACGAACTGCTGTTGAATTTGAAAGTGTGCATATCGATGGTAGCTTGAATGTTGCCCTTGATCAAATTGAACAGCAACGCCAGCAGCTGAGCGAAAGCCTCAAACATCCAGTAGTATTGGTCTGCCGCAGTGGCAATCGGGCACGCCAAGCCGCAGCCTTATTACAGCATGTCAATCTCCCAAACTTACATATTTTAGAGGGTGGGATTCAGGCGTGGCAGGCTGCCAACGAGCCAGTTAAGCAAGGCCGCCAACGCTGGGCCTTGGATCGCCAAGTGCGTGGCTTAGCAGGCAGTATTGTATTGTTTAGCATGATTGGGAGTTTGTTTTGGTCGCCACTGCGCTGGGTTGCCGCGTTTATGGGTGCTGGCTTGACCTATTCGGCGCTGACCGATAGTTGCGCCATGGGCATGCTACTTAGCAAGTTGCCCTACAATCGCCAAACAACCTGCCAACCTAGCTTTACCCCCATGCAAAACGAAGTTAAGGCTTAG
- a CDS encoding homogentisate 1,2-dioxygenase yields MPFYHKLGNIPHKRHTQFRKPDGSLYSEQLMGTKGFSGVEALLYHHYPPTAILKVEDLGSTAIALEEDGALRHRHLKTFAHKPGGDPIGGRRMLLVNNDVRMGIVHPTEPQNYFYRNGEGDEMLFIHEGEGVLETIFGNIPYRRGDYLVIPIGTTYRVNTNGTPTKMLVLETMGEITTPNRYRNEHGQLLEHAPFCERDIRVPLELTPHDEKGEFAVHVRAHGRMTKHVLDHHPFDVVGWDGYLYPFAFNIEDFEPITGRVHQPPPVHQTFSGPNFVVCSFVPRLFDYHPEAIPAPYNHSNVESDEVLYYVEGNFMSRRGVDLGSITLHPSGMPHGPHPGTVEGSIGKAATEELAVMVDTFKPLYLTKEALSLEEPSYTYSWVNH; encoded by the coding sequence ATGCCCTTCTATCACAAACTTGGCAACATTCCACACAAGCGCCATACCCAATTTCGCAAGCCCGACGGTTCGCTGTATTCGGAACAGTTGATGGGCACAAAGGGATTTAGTGGGGTCGAGGCCTTGCTTTATCACCATTATCCGCCAACTGCAATTCTCAAAGTCGAAGATCTCGGTTCAACCGCGATCGCGCTTGAGGAAGATGGAGCATTGCGCCATCGTCACCTCAAAACCTTTGCCCACAAGCCTGGTGGCGATCCCATCGGCGGGCGACGGATGTTGTTGGTCAACAATGATGTGCGCATGGGGATTGTGCACCCAACCGAGCCGCAAAACTATTTCTATCGCAATGGCGAAGGCGATGAAATGTTGTTCATCCACGAAGGCGAGGGCGTGCTCGAAACGATTTTTGGCAATATTCCCTATCGCCGTGGTGATTACTTGGTGATTCCTATTGGTACAACCTATCGGGTGAACACCAACGGCACGCCAACTAAGATGCTGGTGCTCGAAACCATGGGTGAAATCACCACGCCCAATCGCTATCGCAACGAACATGGCCAATTGCTGGAGCATGCGCCATTTTGCGAACGTGATATTCGCGTGCCGCTGGAACTTACGCCGCACGACGAAAAAGGCGAATTTGCCGTGCATGTGCGGGCGCATGGCCGCATGACCAAGCATGTGCTCGATCACCATCCCTTTGATGTAGTTGGCTGGGATGGCTATCTCTATCCATTTGCCTTTAATATTGAAGATTTCGAGCCAATTACTGGGCGGGTGCATCAACCACCGCCAGTTCACCAAACCTTCAGTGGGCCAAATTTTGTGGTTTGCTCGTTTGTGCCGCGCCTGTTCGATTATCATCCTGAGGCAATTCCAGCGCCGTACAATCACTCCAATGTTGAGAGCGATGAAGTGCTGTATTATGTCGAAGGCAATTTTATGTCGCGACGTGGGGTTGATCTCGGCTCGATCACCTTACACCCATCGGGCATGCCGCATGGGCCGCATCCAGGTACGGTTGAGGGATCAATTGGCAAAGCTGCGACCGAAGAATTGGCCGTGATGGTCGATACCTTCAAGCCGCTGTATCTGACCAAAGAAGCCTTGAGTCTCGAAGAACCGAGCTACACCTATTCATGGGTCAACCACTAA
- a CDS encoding ATP-binding cassette domain-containing protein produces MQPEYAIRTVNLQRTYKTKERVLKALDGVDLAVRPGELFGFLGPNGAGKTTTIKILTTLLLPSGGTAEVWGFDVLHEADAVRRHINMVSGGESSGYGLLTVRENLWMFTQFHGMDSKLANKRIDELLEVMGLADRAKTRVSFLSTGLRQKMNYIRGLLTDPDVLFLDEPTLGLDVEAARTLRNYTRHWLDTNPGKTVVLTTHYMQEADELCDRVAIISGGTILACDTPTSLKHSLQEDVVFRLFTTPVNPAFLQAVEQIAGVQSISQRSGDQRDELSLILRDDAILPQVLSQLAAHNAGLLSLEKRQPTLEDVFVNLVGHSLSESEASA; encoded by the coding sequence ATGCAGCCTGAATATGCCATTCGAACCGTCAATTTGCAACGAACCTATAAAACTAAAGAACGGGTCTTGAAGGCGCTTGATGGGGTAGATTTAGCGGTACGGCCAGGCGAATTATTTGGTTTTCTCGGGCCAAACGGCGCTGGCAAAACCACCACGATCAAAATTTTAACCACGCTGTTATTGCCCAGCGGCGGTACGGCTGAGGTTTGGGGCTTCGATGTGCTGCATGAAGCCGATGCAGTTCGCCGCCATATCAACATGGTTTCGGGCGGCGAATCATCAGGCTATGGTTTGTTGACTGTGCGCGAAAACTTATGGATGTTTACCCAGTTTCATGGCATGGATAGTAAACTTGCCAATAAACGGATCGACGAATTGCTCGAAGTGATGGGCTTGGCTGATCGGGCTAAAACTCGCGTGAGCTTTCTTTCGACGGGCTTGCGCCAAAAAATGAACTATATTCGTGGTTTATTGACCGATCCTGATGTGTTGTTTCTTGATGAGCCAACGCTTGGGTTGGATGTTGAGGCGGCTCGCACGCTGCGCAACTATACCCGCCATTGGCTCGATACCAATCCAGGCAAAACTGTTGTGCTAACCACCCACTATATGCAAGAAGCTGATGAACTATGCGATCGGGTGGCGATTATCAGCGGCGGCACGATTTTGGCCTGCGATACACCAACCAGCCTCAAGCACTCGCTGCAAGAAGATGTCGTATTTCGCTTATTCACTACACCTGTAAATCCGGCCTTTTTGCAAGCGGTTGAGCAAATTGCTGGCGTGCAAAGCATCAGCCAACGGAGCGGCGATCAACGTGATGAATTAAGCCTGATTCTACGTGATGATGCGATTTTGCCCCAAGTATTGAGCCAACTAGCCGCACATAATGCAGGTTTGTTATCGCTCGAAAAACGTCAACCAACCCTTGAAGATGTGTTTGTCAACCTCGTTGGCCACTCATTATCAGAAAGTGAGGCCAGTGCATGA
- a CDS encoding ABC transporter permease yields MSVILDKHTAVERQPNPRRGKGPSAFTIFWRSVIGRAYPRIIGTQRELSWLFFDIFLPFMATMSYVLVYEAIGAPASYKGLVLVGGAMTAFWLNVLWSMAMQLYWDKEQGNLQLYMLAPTSRMAILTGMALGGLFATTIRAAIILIGGSLIFGIRYQATNWFALVGIFFLSLIALYGLGMLLSSIFLVYGRGAWQMTAALQEPVFFVSGFHFPVKALGTVVATGASVVPLTLGLDAMRQLLFPEMMQQFQFLSVGTEAAILAGLALGFGLVARWALLCMEHKSRQDGRLTERGN; encoded by the coding sequence ATGAGCGTGATTCTCGATAAACATACAGCAGTTGAACGCCAACCAAACCCACGCCGTGGCAAAGGGCCAAGTGCTTTTACAATCTTTTGGCGCTCAGTCATTGGGCGGGCTTATCCGCGGATTATCGGCACACAACGCGAACTAAGTTGGTTGTTCTTCGATATATTTTTGCCGTTTATGGCTACTATGTCGTATGTGTTGGTCTACGAGGCGATTGGTGCGCCGGCTTCCTACAAGGGCTTGGTGTTGGTCGGCGGAGCCATGACCGCTTTTTGGCTGAATGTGCTTTGGTCGATGGCGATGCAGTTGTATTGGGATAAAGAGCAAGGCAATTTACAACTGTATATGCTTGCTCCAACCTCGCGCATGGCGATTTTAACGGGCATGGCCTTGGGTGGTTTGTTCGCAACAACGATTCGTGCCGCAATTATTTTAATTGGCGGCTCCTTGATCTTTGGAATTCGCTATCAAGCCACTAATTGGTTTGCCTTGGTGGGCATTTTCTTCTTGTCGCTGATTGCCTTGTATGGCTTGGGCATGCTGCTCAGCTCTATTTTCTTGGTCTACGGACGCGGCGCTTGGCAGATGACTGCCGCCTTGCAAGAGCCTGTTTTCTTTGTTTCAGGCTTTCATTTTCCGGTCAAAGCACTGGGTACGGTTGTCGCCACCGGAGCTTCGGTTGTGCCATTAACCTTGGGCCTTGATGCAATGCGCCAATTGCTGTTCCCTGAAATGATGCAGCAATTTCAATTTTTGAGCGTTGGCACAGAAGCAGCAATTTTGGCAGGCCTAGCCTTGGGCTTCGGGCTTGTCGCCCGCTGGGCCTTGCTGTGCATGGAACATAAATCACGCCAAGATGGCCGCCTAACCGAGCGAGGCAATTAA
- a CDS encoding ABC transporter permease: protein MQRFLQAFRVGFWLGWKTESNWTNPLFYILWSLLVPMSNGLIMTMMLRVLQRTGNVNGADLLPYVFIGTVVYSIVALLLDSMAWAVLEDRERMGMLKYIAITPSSMYGYLWGRGFAKVSVNFLAVPLTLTFGALVLDIPIRLSTIDWPLLLAVVVLGLLIVTFAAQILAGVTLMIARHAGFVGQAVSGALYLFTGALFPITVLPIWMQTIARAVPLTYWLEGMRRALWVDARNPVYKTGLEQLSTSNLLWILVGAAMAMALISIPLQRRAEHRAKEKGLLDMNTAY from the coding sequence ATGCAGCGATTTTTGCAGGCGTTTCGCGTAGGCTTTTGGTTGGGCTGGAAAACCGAAAGCAACTGGACGAATCCGCTTTTTTATATTTTGTGGTCATTGTTAGTGCCAATGTCGAATGGCTTGATTATGACCATGATGCTGCGGGTGTTGCAGCGCACTGGCAACGTGAATGGGGCCGATCTCTTGCCCTACGTGTTTATCGGCACGGTGGTGTATTCAATTGTGGCCTTGTTGCTCGATAGCATGGCATGGGCGGTGCTCGAAGATCGTGAACGAATGGGCATGCTCAAATATATTGCGATTACTCCATCGTCGATGTATGGCTATTTGTGGGGCCGTGGCTTTGCCAAAGTTTCAGTTAATTTCTTGGCAGTGCCGCTCACCTTGACCTTTGGCGCATTGGTGCTCGATATTCCAATTCGGCTGAGCACGATCGATTGGCCGTTGTTGCTGGCAGTCGTTGTGCTTGGTTTATTGATCGTGACCTTTGCCGCCCAGATTTTAGCGGGCGTGACCTTGATGATTGCCCGCCACGCTGGCTTTGTGGGTCAAGCAGTTTCCGGCGCATTGTATCTTTTCACTGGGGCTTTGTTTCCAATTACCGTGCTGCCAATTTGGATGCAAACGATTGCCCGTGCCGTACCGTTAACCTATTGGCTTGAAGGCATGCGTCGCGCCTTATGGGTCGATGCCCGCAATCCAGTCTATAAAACCGGGCTTGAGCAATTGAGCACCAGCAATTTATTGTGGATTTTGGTTGGCGCAGCCATGGCAATGGCCTTAATTTCAATTCCATTGCAGCGCCGCGCCGAACATCGGGCCAAAGAAAAAGGCTTGTTGGATATGAACACGGCCTACTAA
- a CDS encoding zinc-binding dehydrogenase, with protein MSEQPAFDPTIIRSKALIISDYSGDLAKLELVERSLRPLKPHEVLVKVAATPINPSDMMFINGVYGITKPLPAVPGFEGSGTIVSTGDQLYSKVLLGKRVSFATQSPDDDGAWADYVIVAARQCLPLADSLGFEQAASAIVNPVSAWALIDIARQRNAKALVQTAAASQLGRMLIRLAQREKLTLINIVRRPEQVELLRVLGAEYVLNSNSPDFAEELASLCAAQQANLAFDAVGGELVGQVLKAMPKGSTMMVYGALADGACQIDPRSLIFENKHVTGFWLTDWISQINPLNFARITKNIQKLLIDELASTIQGRFKLSEAQNALELYQNNMTGGKVLFTP; from the coding sequence ATGAGCGAACAACCAGCGTTTGATCCGACGATTATTCGTAGCAAAGCCTTGATTATTAGCGATTATAGCGGCGATTTGGCCAAACTTGAGCTTGTCGAGCGCAGTTTACGCCCACTCAAGCCCCATGAAGTCTTGGTCAAAGTCGCTGCTACTCCGATTAATCCCTCGGATATGATGTTTATCAATGGTGTGTATGGTATCACAAAGCCGCTGCCTGCCGTACCTGGTTTCGAAGGTAGTGGCACAATTGTGAGCACTGGTGATCAATTATATAGCAAAGTGTTGCTGGGCAAGCGGGTTTCGTTCGCCACCCAATCGCCTGATGATGATGGTGCGTGGGCCGATTATGTGATTGTGGCGGCGCGTCAATGCCTACCTTTGGCCGATAGCCTAGGTTTTGAGCAAGCCGCATCAGCCATTGTCAATCCGGTGAGTGCTTGGGCTTTGATCGATATTGCGCGTCAGCGCAACGCTAAAGCCTTGGTGCAAACCGCCGCTGCTAGCCAATTGGGCCGTATGTTAATCCGCTTGGCCCAACGCGAAAAATTAACCTTGATCAATATTGTGCGACGGCCAGAACAGGTCGAATTATTGCGGGTTTTAGGGGCGGAGTATGTGCTTAATTCCAATAGCCCTGATTTTGCCGAGGAACTTGCCAGTCTATGCGCAGCCCAGCAAGCCAATTTGGCTTTTGATGCAGTTGGTGGGGAATTAGTTGGACAAGTGCTCAAAGCAATGCCCAAAGGTAGCACGATGATGGTTTATGGCGCATTAGCCGATGGCGCATGCCAAATTGATCCACGGAGCTTAATCTTTGAAAATAAACATGTGACGGGTTTTTGGCTGACTGATTGGATTAGCCAGATCAACCCTTTGAATTTTGCGCGGATCACCAAAAATATCCAAAAATTGTTGATTGATGAGCTGGCTTCAACGATTCAAGGGCGTTTTAAGCTTTCTGAAGCCCAAAACGCCCTTGAACTGTATCAAAACAATATGACTGGTGGCAAAGTCTTGTTCACGCCTTAG
- a CDS encoding MarR family transcriptional regulator: protein MTTSREYAQQFIQLIDRTKRMPLDGAYAKIHELGLSHSHLRAMFILEHQPGLPMKDLAEALAMTPPSVTVLTRKLEASGLLERLPDQVDSRRVLLQLSADGSRMLAEMHNAHLDRFTQLLSGLSPSDQAQFLELMNRAVEALERMYREESEV from the coding sequence ATGACAACAAGCCGTGAATATGCCCAACAATTCATTCAATTGATCGATCGAACCAAGCGCATGCCCTTGGATGGAGCCTATGCCAAAATCCATGAGCTAGGTTTATCGCATTCGCATCTACGGGCGATGTTTATTTTGGAGCACCAGCCAGGCCTGCCGATGAAGGATTTGGCCGAAGCGCTCGCCATGACTCCGCCTTCAGTCACGGTGCTCACGCGCAAGCTTGAGGCCAGTGGTTTACTCGAACGCTTACCCGATCAGGTTGATAGTCGGCGGGTATTGTTACAGCTGAGCGCCGATGGTTCGCGGATGCTCGCCGAAATGCACAATGCCCATCTTGATCGTTTTACTCAGTTGCTGAGTGGGCTTTCGCCCAGCGATCAAGCCCAATTTTTGGAGCTGATGAATCGCGCGGTCGAGGCGTTAGAGCGGATGTATCGCGAGGAATCTGAGGTTTAG
- a CDS encoding isoaspartyl peptidase/L-asparaginase, with protein MPLAIAVHGGAGDIPDSLRPDHAAGIQAALQAGKAVLQAGGTALEAATAAVIILEDLPAFNAGYGSVLNREGFVQMDAGLMDGTSLDVGAVAAVEGIKNPILAAQAVLKTPHILFAKTDAEAVARAAGVEFVDNASLITPRRQAQWASGDRDFKVDSGSTDSETIADTVGAVALDGLGNIAAATSTGGMSGKPLGRIGDSPIPGGGFYADSHAGGCSTTGWGETIARVLLARRAIENLERGMDVQAAAEAAVAVLGQRIEGGEGGLILVASNGQIGAAFNSQRMTHAYWNNLDDQEQIIA; from the coding sequence ATGCCCTTAGCAATTGCCGTTCACGGTGGCGCTGGCGATATTCCCGATTCATTACGCCCAGACCACGCCGCTGGAATTCAAGCTGCATTGCAAGCAGGCAAGGCGGTATTGCAGGCTGGTGGCACGGCGCTTGAAGCCGCTACCGCCGCTGTGATTATCTTGGAAGATTTGCCAGCCTTCAATGCTGGTTATGGCAGTGTGCTCAATCGCGAAGGCTTTGTGCAAATGGATGCTGGCTTGATGGATGGCACGAGCCTTGATGTAGGCGCAGTTGCCGCTGTCGAGGGCATCAAAAATCCCATTCTGGCCGCGCAAGCAGTGCTTAAAACCCCGCATATTTTGTTTGCTAAGACCGATGCCGAGGCAGTTGCGCGAGCAGCCGGCGTTGAATTTGTCGATAATGCCAGCCTGATCACGCCCCGACGGCAGGCCCAATGGGCCAGCGGTGATCGCGATTTTAAAGTTGATTCAGGCAGCACTGATAGCGAAACGATTGCCGATACGGTGGGGGCAGTGGCACTTGATGGCTTGGGTAATATTGCAGCGGCAACCTCAACTGGCGGGATGAGTGGCAAGCCGTTAGGCCGAATCGGCGATTCGCCAATTCCTGGCGGTGGTTTTTACGCCGATAGCCATGCTGGCGGTTGTTCGACCACAGGTTGGGGCGAAACTATCGCTCGGGTGTTGCTGGCACGGCGGGCAATCGAGAATCTTGAACGTGGCATGGATGTGCAAGCTGCTGCTGAAGCCGCTGTGGCAGTACTCGGCCAACGGATCGAAGGTGGCGAGGGCGGCTTGATTTTGGTTGCCAGCAATGGCCAAATCGGCGCAGCCTTCAATTCACAGCGCATGACCCACGCCTACTGGAACAACCTCGACGATCAAGAACAGATTATCGCCTAA
- a CDS encoding NAD(P)-dependent oxidoreductase, with amino-acid sequence MTRQKVLVTGGAGFLGINLLRYLDAKGYDLVSYDFADWTYTDLKDHITIVKDDIRNVAGLDRAMQGVDFVVHTAAALPLYPAEDIFSTDIDGTRNVLEVAKKHGVKRVVHISSTAVYGIPDHHPLVENDRLDGVGPYGKAKVMAEYVALEYRAKGMEVPIIRPKSFIGPERLGVFALLYDWAIDGHNFPMIGNGKNRYQLLDVEDLCDAIYLSMTLPAEVANDTFNVGAKEFATMKEDYQAVLDYAGHGKKIIGSPATPAIWTLRALEFLRVSPLYKWVYETASKDSFVSIEKAETQLGWKPKFSNQDALIRNFKWYIDNRNSFANASGVTHRVPWKQGAIGLLKKAF; translated from the coding sequence ATGACTCGTCAAAAAGTGCTCGTAACAGGCGGCGCAGGCTTCCTTGGAATTAACCTTTTGCGCTACCTTGATGCCAAAGGCTACGACTTAGTTTCCTATGATTTTGCCGATTGGACCTATACTGATCTCAAAGATCATATCACGATTGTTAAAGACGATATTCGCAACGTTGCTGGGCTTGATCGGGCCATGCAAGGCGTTGATTTCGTTGTACATACTGCCGCAGCCTTGCCGCTTTATCCAGCTGAAGATATTTTTTCGACCGATATTGATGGCACGCGCAATGTGCTGGAAGTTGCCAAAAAACATGGCGTAAAACGGGTGGTTCACATCTCATCAACCGCAGTTTATGGCATTCCCGACCATCATCCATTGGTTGAAAACGACCGTTTGGATGGAGTTGGGCCATATGGCAAAGCCAAAGTGATGGCCGAATATGTGGCCTTGGAATATCGCGCCAAAGGCATGGAAGTGCCGATTATTCGTCCGAAATCGTTTATCGGGCCAGAACGGCTTGGTGTTTTCGCTTTGCTCTACGATTGGGCCATCGATGGTCACAACTTCCCGATGATTGGCAATGGCAAAAATCGCTATCAATTGCTCGATGTTGAAGATCTCTGCGATGCGATTTATTTGTCGATGACCTTGCCTGCTGAAGTTGCCAACGATACCTTCAATGTTGGCGCGAAAGAATTCGCCACCATGAAGGAAGATTATCAAGCGGTGCTTGATTATGCTGGCCATGGCAAAAAAATCATTGGCTCACCAGCAACTCCAGCCATTTGGACGCTACGCGCGTTGGAATTTTTGCGGGTTTCGCCGCTCTACAAGTGGGTTTACGAAACCGCCTCGAAAGACTCATTTGTCTCAATCGAAAAGGCCGAAACCCAACTTGGCTGGAAGCCTAAATTCTCCAACCAAGATGCCTTGATTCGTAACTTCAAGTGGTATATCGACAATCGCAACTCGTTTGCCAATGCTTCAGGGGTGACCCACCGCGTGCCGTGGAAACAAGGCGCGATTGGTTTGCTCAAAAAAGCCTTCTAA
- a CDS encoding Crp/Fnr family transcriptional regulator has product MSVDVEVLRQFTRFAALDPLALRDLARAMEVRSFRPGQYLVLEDDPRFGLFGILEGRVRLSRTASDGREQVLSIAETGELFNIEPFVDAGPAPATARAMAPTRCVHLPTAALPDVLRSHPEFTLILLRDLAAQARDLAVLLEDLAFRTVRARLARILLHEAADGTAALTHQELAARAGTVREIIGRTLRQMSDEGLVELARGHVLVLDMQGLAALIEN; this is encoded by the coding sequence ATGAGTGTTGACGTTGAAGTTCTGCGGCAATTTACCCGTTTTGCTGCACTCGATCCATTAGCTTTGCGCGATCTTGCCCGAGCGATGGAAGTTCGTTCGTTTCGGCCTGGCCAATATTTGGTGCTGGAAGATGATCCGCGCTTTGGCTTGTTTGGCATTTTAGAGGGGCGGGTGCGGCTTTCGCGTACCGCCAGTGATGGCCGTGAACAGGTGCTCTCGATTGCTGAAACTGGCGAGTTGTTTAATATTGAGCCATTTGTTGATGCTGGGCCAGCTCCGGCAACTGCCCGTGCTATGGCTCCGACCCGCTGTGTGCATTTGCCAACTGCCGCCTTGCCCGATGTGTTACGAAGTCATCCTGAGTTTACCTTGATTTTGCTGCGCGATTTGGCGGCCCAAGCGCGTGATTTAGCAGTGTTACTGGAAGATTTGGCGTTTCGCACGGTGCGAGCACGTTTGGCACGAATTTTATTGCACGAGGCGGCTGATGGAACCGCTGCATTGACTCATCAGGAATTGGCAGCCCGGGCAGGCACGGTGCGCGAAATTATTGGCCGAACCCTGCGCCAAATGTCCGATGAAGGCTTAGTGGAGTTAGCTCGTGGCCATGTATTGGTCTTAGATATGCAAGGGTTGGCAGCGCTGATCGAAAATTAG
- a CDS encoding Uma2 family endonuclease, which produces MSAEAIPSKTFDEYIAIEKETGIKHEYYQGKVYAMTGASARHNLIVSNIIASLHQQLRKSPCRVFPSDLRLQISQTGLYTYPDISVACGTFEFGSEHPDTLLNPTCLIEVLSPSTENYDRGMKFEHYRTISSLQIYLVIAQDRCHCELYLRQTDHRWLLIEFWSLEQTIQLEAINAQLKLNDVYEYIELA; this is translated from the coding sequence ATGAGTGCAGAGGCTATACCATCTAAAACATTCGATGAGTATATAGCCATCGAAAAAGAAACGGGCATCAAACACGAATATTATCAAGGCAAAGTTTATGCAATGACTGGAGCTAGCGCTCGGCATAATTTAATTGTGAGCAACATTATTGCAAGTCTACATCAACAATTACGCAAAAGCCCTTGTCGAGTTTTTCCTAGCGATCTCCGTTTACAAATTAGTCAAACAGGTTTATATACCTATCCTGATATTTCGGTTGCCTGTGGAACATTTGAATTTGGTAGCGAACACCCAGATACCCTGCTTAATCCAACATGTTTAATCGAAGTGTTATCGCCAAGCACCGAAAATTATGATCGCGGAATGAAATTTGAGCACTATCGAACCATCAGCAGCCTGCAAATTTACCTTGTAATTGCGCAAGATCGCTGTCATTGCGAGTTGTATCTACGCCAAACTGATCACCGTTGGTTATTGATCGAGTTTTGGTCGCTAGAGCAAACAATTCAGCTTGAGGCGATTAATGCGCAACTCAAGCTGAACGACGTGTATGAATATATTGAATTAGCCTAA